From Streptomyces griseorubiginosus, one genomic window encodes:
- a CDS encoding Crp/Fnr family transcriptional regulator: MDDVLRRNPLFAALDDEQSAELRASMSEVTLARGDSLFHEGDPGDRLYVVTEGKVKLHRTSPDGRENMLAVVGPGELIGELSLFDPGPRTATATALTEVKLLGLGHGDLQPWLNARPEVATALLRAVARRLRRTNDAMSDLVFSDVPGRVARALLDLSRRFGVQSEEGIHVVHDLTQEELAQLVGASRETVNKALADFAQRGWLRLEARAVILLDVERLAKRSR, encoded by the coding sequence GTGGACGACGTTCTGCGGCGCAACCCGCTCTTCGCGGCACTCGACGACGAGCAGTCCGCGGAACTGCGCGCCTCCATGAGTGAGGTGACCCTCGCGCGAGGCGACTCCCTGTTCCACGAGGGCGACCCGGGCGACCGGCTCTACGTCGTCACCGAGGGCAAGGTCAAGCTCCACCGCACCTCCCCGGACGGCCGCGAGAACATGCTCGCCGTGGTCGGCCCCGGTGAACTCATCGGCGAACTGTCCCTGTTCGACCCGGGCCCGCGCACGGCGACCGCCACCGCGCTGACCGAGGTCAAGCTGCTGGGCCTCGGCCACGGCGACCTCCAGCCCTGGCTGAACGCCCGCCCCGAGGTGGCCACCGCCCTGCTGCGCGCCGTCGCCCGCCGCCTGCGCCGCACCAACGACGCGATGTCCGACCTGGTCTTCTCGGACGTCCCCGGCCGCGTGGCCCGTGCCCTGCTCGACCTCTCCCGCCGCTTCGGCGTGCAGTCCGAGGAGGGCATCCACGTCGTCCACGACCTCACGCAGGAGGAGCTGGCCCAGCTGGTCGGCGCCTCCCGCGAGACGGTCAACAAGGCCCTCGCCGACTTCGCCCAGCGCGGCTGGCTGCGTCTGGAGGCCCGCGCGGTGATCCTCCTGGACGTCGAGAGGCTCGCCAAGCGCTCGCGCTGA
- a CDS encoding nucleotidyltransferase domain-containing protein gives MAAETVPPVASRGLDAQGYIEREGSLGRIPPPFRPVVAAARDRVLELFGSRLHSAYLYGSIPRGTARVGRSDLDLLLALRDEPTDADREDVRALGEALDEEFGQIDGVGTLLYSRTRLLSDLERHDLGWFVACLCTPLLGDDLAEYLPRYRPDSLLARETNGDLALLLPRWRERVGAADSDDTRRRLVRFMSRHLVRTAFTLVMPRWNGWTSDLAEMAEIFAAYYPERADQVRRAAVLGHAPTADTAVLRTYVDDLGPWLADEYTRVHGTRTPRP, from the coding sequence ATGGCCGCCGAAACCGTTCCCCCTGTCGCCTCCAGGGGACTCGACGCACAGGGCTACATCGAGCGTGAGGGATCCCTGGGACGGATCCCGCCCCCCTTCCGCCCGGTCGTCGCGGCCGCGCGGGACCGGGTGCTCGAGTTGTTCGGGTCGAGGCTGCACAGTGCGTACCTCTACGGCTCGATCCCGCGCGGCACCGCGCGCGTGGGCCGCAGCGACCTCGACCTGCTGCTCGCCCTGCGGGACGAGCCGACCGACGCGGACCGGGAGGACGTCCGGGCGCTCGGGGAGGCGCTCGACGAGGAGTTCGGGCAGATCGACGGCGTAGGGACGCTGCTGTACAGCCGGACACGGCTGCTGAGCGACCTGGAGCGGCATGACTTGGGCTGGTTCGTGGCCTGCCTCTGCACTCCCCTGCTGGGCGACGACCTGGCGGAGTACCTGCCCCGCTACCGCCCCGACTCCCTCCTGGCCCGCGAGACGAACGGCGACCTCGCCCTCCTGCTCCCCCGCTGGCGCGAGCGCGTCGGGGCGGCGGACTCCGACGACACCCGGCGCCGCCTGGTCCGCTTCATGTCCCGCCACCTGGTCCGCACCGCGTTCACCCTGGTCATGCCCCGTTGGAACGGCTGGACGAGCGACCTGGCCGAGATGGCCGAGATCTTCGCCGCGTACTACCCGGAGCGGGCCGACCAGGTACGCCGGGCGGCCGTCCTGGGCCACGCCCCGACGGCCGACACGGCCGTACTGCGGACGTACGTCGACGATCTGGGCCCCTGGCTGGCCGACGAGTACACGCGCGTGCACGGCACGAGGACCCCGAGGCCCTGA
- a CDS encoding MBL fold metallo-hydrolase — translation MTDAAALPGQPRGGVLSGSATARAVNVLAPNASAMTLDGTNTWILSEPDSDLAVVVDPGPLDEGHLRAVVDTAGAAGKRVALTLLTHGHPDHAEGAVRFAELTGTKVRALDPALRLGDEGLGAGDVVRVGGLELRVVPTPGHTADSLCFHLPADQAVLTGDTVLGRGTTVVAHPDGRLGDYLDSLRRLRSLTVDDGVHTVLPGHGPVLEDAQGAVEFYLAHRAHRLAQVETAVENGHRAPGAVVEHVYADVDRSLWPAAELSVRAQLEYLEEHGLI, via the coding sequence ATGACCGACGCCGCAGCCCTTCCCGGCCAGCCGCGGGGCGGGGTCCTGTCGGGCTCCGCCACCGCGCGGGCCGTGAACGTCCTCGCGCCCAACGCCTCCGCGATGACCCTGGACGGCACCAACACCTGGATCCTGTCGGAGCCGGACTCGGACCTGGCGGTCGTGGTCGACCCCGGTCCGCTCGACGAGGGGCATCTGCGGGCCGTCGTCGACACCGCCGGGGCCGCCGGGAAGCGCGTCGCCCTCACCCTGCTCACCCACGGCCACCCGGACCACGCGGAGGGCGCCGTCCGCTTCGCCGAGCTGACCGGCACCAAGGTGCGGGCCCTGGACCCGGCCCTGCGGCTGGGGGACGAGGGGCTCGGGGCCGGGGACGTGGTGCGGGTCGGCGGGCTGGAGCTCAGGGTCGTACCGACGCCCGGGCACACCGCGGACTCGCTGTGCTTCCATCTCCCGGCCGATCAGGCGGTTCTGACCGGTGACACCGTCCTGGGGCGCGGTACGACCGTCGTGGCCCACCCCGACGGCCGCCTGGGCGACTATCTGGACTCCCTGCGCCGCCTGAGGTCCCTGACGGTCGACGACGGCGTCCACACCGTCCTGCCGGGCCACGGGCCGGTCCTGGAGGACGCCCAGGGTGCCGTCGAGTTCTATCTCGCGCACCGCGCCCACCGGCTCGCCCAGGTCGAGACGGCCGTGGAGAACGGACACCGGGCGCCCGGCGCCGTCGTAGAACACGTGTACGCGGATGTGGACCGGTCGCTGTGGCCGGCCGCCGAGCTGTCGGTGCGGGCGCAGCTGGAGTACCTGGAGGAGCACGGGCTCATCTAG
- a CDS encoding NUDIX hydrolase — MANGQWYPADWPERIRALADGDLVPVVPRRAATVMLLKDTATGTVVHMLRRRASMAFAGGAYAYPGGGVDPRDDEHQIHWAGPTRAWWAERLGVDETAAQAIVCAAVRETYEEAGVLLAGPTAESVVGDTTGAEWEADRAALVARELSFAEFLERRGLVLRSDLLGGWTRWITPEFESRRYDTWFFVAALPEGQRTRNASTEADRTVWIRPADAAEGYDKGELLMMPPTIATLRQIAAYGTAADALAAAPERDLTPVLAQARLVDGQIVLSWPGHDEFTKHIPTGGASV, encoded by the coding sequence ATGGCAAACGGGCAGTGGTACCCAGCGGACTGGCCGGAGCGTATCCGTGCGCTCGCGGACGGCGACCTCGTGCCGGTCGTGCCGAGACGCGCCGCGACCGTGATGCTGCTGAAGGACACGGCGACCGGGACCGTCGTGCACATGTTGCGCAGGCGGGCCTCGATGGCCTTCGCGGGGGGCGCGTACGCGTATCCCGGCGGCGGCGTCGACCCCCGGGACGACGAGCACCAGATCCACTGGGCGGGCCCCACGCGCGCGTGGTGGGCCGAGAGGCTCGGCGTGGACGAGACGGCGGCTCAGGCGATCGTGTGCGCGGCCGTGCGGGAGACGTACGAGGAGGCCGGGGTGCTGCTGGCCGGTCCGACGGCCGAGTCGGTGGTCGGGGACACCACGGGCGCGGAGTGGGAGGCCGACCGGGCCGCCCTCGTCGCCCGGGAGCTGTCCTTCGCCGAGTTCCTGGAGCGGCGGGGACTGGTGCTGAGGTCGGATCTGCTCGGGGGCTGGACCCGCTGGATCACCCCTGAGTTCGAGTCCCGCCGCTACGACACCTGGTTCTTCGTGGCCGCCCTCCCCGAGGGCCAGCGCACGCGCAACGCCTCCACGGAGGCCGACCGCACCGTGTGGATCCGGCCCGCGGACGCGGCGGAGGGCTACGACAAGGGCGAGCTGCTGATGATGCCGCCCACCATCGCCACACTGCGGCAGATCGCCGCGTACGGCACCGCCGCCGACGCGCTCGCCGCGGCGCCCGAGCGTGACCTGACCCCCGTGCTCGCGCAGGCCCGGCTCGTGGACGGGCAGATCGTGCTCTCCTGGCCGGGGCACGACGAGTTCACCAAGCACATCCCGACCGGGGGAGCCTCCGTATGA
- a CDS encoding RidA family protein, translating to MSGVVEARLAELGLTLPAVVPPLAAYQPAVRSGVYVYTSGQLPMVDGKLPVTGKVGAEVTAEEAKALARTCALNALAAVKSVAGDLDLVARVVKVVGFVASASDFTGQPGVINGASELLGEVLGDKGVHARSAVGVAVLPLDAPVEVEVQVELVGP from the coding sequence GTGAGCGGGGTCGTCGAGGCGCGGCTCGCGGAGCTGGGGCTGACGCTGCCGGCGGTCGTGCCGCCGCTGGCCGCGTATCAGCCCGCTGTGCGGTCCGGGGTGTACGTGTACACCTCCGGTCAGCTGCCGATGGTCGACGGGAAGCTTCCGGTCACCGGGAAGGTGGGGGCGGAGGTCACGGCCGAGGAGGCGAAGGCGCTGGCGCGGACGTGTGCGCTGAACGCGTTGGCGGCGGTGAAGTCGGTTGCCGGTGATCTGGATCTCGTCGCGCGTGTCGTGAAGGTCGTGGGGTTCGTGGCGTCGGCGTCGGACTTCACGGGGCAGCCGGGCGTCATCAACGGCGCGAGCGAGTTGCTGGGGGAGGTTCTCGGCGACAAGGGTGTGCATGCGCGCAGTGCGGTGGGGGTCGCGGTGCTGCCGCTGGACGCGCCGGTGGAGGTCGAGGTTCAGGTGGAGCTGGTCGGGCCGTAG
- a CDS encoding DUF4177 domain-containing protein — MTKWEYATVPLLVHATKQILDTWGEDGWELVQVVPGPNNPEQLVAYLKREKA; from the coding sequence ATGACCAAGTGGGAATACGCAACTGTGCCGCTGCTCGTCCATGCCACGAAGCAGATCCTGGACACCTGGGGTGAGGACGGGTGGGAGCTCGTCCAGGTCGTGCCCGGGCCGAACAACCCCGAGCAGCTGGTGGCGTACCTGAAGCGGGAGAAGGCGTGA
- a CDS encoding ArsA-related P-loop ATPase, giving the protein MSRLQVVSGKGGTGKTTVAAALALALATEGKRTLLVEVEGRQGIAQLFETEALPYEERKIAVAPGGGEVYALAIDPELALLDYLQMFYKLGGAGRALKKLGAIDFATTIAPGLRDVLLTGKACEAVRRKDKSGRFAYDYVVMDAPPTGRITRFLNVNDEVAGLAKIGPIHNQAQAVMRVLKSKETAVHLVTLLEEMPVQETADGIAELRAARLPVGRIIVNMVRPEVLDGDDLELVRTTRRSAVAKALSSAGLGGARRGGNADKLVDPLVQQAEEYAVRYELEHEQRSVLGDLGLPLHELPLLSEGMDLAGLYELATELRKQGMS; this is encoded by the coding sequence GTGAGCAGGCTCCAGGTCGTCAGCGGCAAGGGCGGGACCGGAAAGACCACGGTCGCCGCAGCCCTCGCGCTGGCCCTCGCCACCGAGGGGAAGCGGACGCTTCTCGTCGAGGTCGAGGGTCGCCAGGGAATCGCGCAGCTCTTCGAAACGGAGGCGCTGCCCTACGAGGAGCGGAAGATCGCCGTCGCTCCGGGGGGCGGGGAGGTGTACGCACTGGCCATAGACCCCGAACTGGCCCTTCTGGACTACCTCCAGATGTTCTACAAGCTGGGCGGCGCCGGCAGAGCCCTGAAGAAGCTCGGCGCGATCGACTTCGCCACCACCATCGCCCCCGGCCTCAGGGACGTCCTGCTGACCGGCAAGGCGTGCGAGGCGGTCCGCCGCAAGGACAAGTCCGGCCGCTTCGCCTACGACTACGTCGTGATGGACGCGCCCCCCACCGGCCGTATCACCCGCTTCCTGAACGTCAACGACGAGGTCGCGGGGCTCGCCAAGATCGGCCCGATACACAATCAGGCGCAGGCCGTGATGCGGGTGCTGAAGTCCAAGGAGACGGCCGTCCACCTGGTGACCCTCCTGGAGGAGATGCCGGTCCAGGAGACCGCGGACGGCATCGCCGAACTGAGGGCCGCCCGCCTCCCCGTCGGCCGGATCATCGTGAACATGGTGCGCCCGGAGGTGTTGGACGGCGACGACCTGGAACTCGTACGGACCACCCGGCGTTCGGCCGTGGCGAAGGCGCTGTCCTCAGCCGGACTCGGCGGCGCCCGCCGCGGGGGCAACGCCGACAAGCTGGTCGACCCGCTGGTCCAGCAGGCCGAGGAGTACGCCGTGCGGTACGAGCTGGAACACGAACAGCGCTCGGTCCTGGGCGATCTCGGTCTGCCCCTGCACGAACTGCCCCTGCTGAGCGAGGGCATGGACCTGGCGGGACTGTACGAACTGGCCACCGAGCTGCGGAAGCAGGGGATGTCATGA
- a CDS encoding ArsA family ATPase, which yields MSPDAHDRHHRLSPAPVLDLDPLIDDPKTRIVVCCGSGGVGKTTTAAALGLRAAERGRKVVVLTIDPARRLAQSMGIDSLDNTPRRVKDVDGDGELHAMMLDMKRTFDEIVEAHADADRAAAILSNPFYQSLSAGFAGTQEYMAMEKLGQLRSRDEWDLIVVDTPPSRSALDFLDAPKRLGSFLDGRLIRLLTAPAKLGGRAGMKFLNVGMSMMTGTLGKLLGGQLLKDVQTFVAAMDTTFGGFRTRADATYKLLQAPGTAFLVVAAPERDALREAAYFVERLAAEDMPLAGLVLNRVHGSGADRLSAERALAAAENLEEPRIVDQEGGKAGLRNSPDTYGSSESPAPESDSPVDPERTADRLTAGLLRLHADRMQLLSREQRTRDRFTALHPEVAVAEVAALPGDVHDLAGLRDIGNRLAAGRPELPEPGTVDGALAP from the coding sequence ATGAGCCCGGACGCCCACGACCGGCACCACCGTCTCTCCCCCGCCCCCGTCCTCGACCTGGACCCGCTGATCGACGACCCGAAGACCCGCATCGTGGTCTGCTGCGGTTCGGGCGGTGTCGGCAAGACCACGACCGCCGCGGCCCTCGGGCTGCGCGCCGCCGAGCGGGGCCGCAAGGTCGTCGTGCTCACCATCGACCCGGCCCGGCGTCTGGCCCAGTCCATGGGCATCGACTCGCTGGACAACACTCCGCGCCGTGTGAAGGACGTGGACGGCGACGGCGAACTCCACGCGATGATGCTGGACATGAAGCGCACCTTCGACGAGATCGTCGAGGCGCACGCGGACGCCGACCGGGCGGCCGCCATCCTGAGCAACCCCTTCTACCAGTCGCTCTCGGCGGGCTTCGCGGGCACGCAGGAGTACATGGCGATGGAGAAGCTGGGGCAGCTGCGGTCCCGGGACGAGTGGGACCTGATCGTCGTCGACACGCCCCCCTCGCGTTCCGCCCTCGACTTCCTGGACGCGCCGAAGCGGCTCGGCTCCTTCCTCGACGGCCGGCTCATCCGGCTGCTGACCGCCCCGGCCAAGCTCGGCGGCCGCGCGGGGATGAAGTTCCTGAACGTGGGGATGTCGATGATGACCGGCACCCTCGGCAAGCTGCTGGGCGGTCAACTCCTCAAGGACGTCCAGACGTTCGTGGCCGCGATGGACACCACCTTCGGCGGCTTCCGCACGCGCGCGGACGCGACGTACAAGCTGCTCCAGGCGCCGGGGACGGCGTTCCTGGTGGTGGCGGCCCCGGAGCGGGACGCGCTGCGCGAGGCCGCGTACTTCGTGGAGCGGCTGGCCGCGGAGGACATGCCGCTGGCCGGTCTGGTGCTCAACCGGGTCCACGGCAGCGGCGCCGACCGACTCTCGGCCGAGCGGGCGCTCGCCGCCGCGGAAAATCTTGAAGAGCCCCGCATTGTCGATCAGGAGGGCGGGAAAGCTGGACTTCGTAACTCTCCCGACACGTACGGCAGTTCAGAATCACCCGCTCCCGAGTCGGACTCCCCCGTCGACCCGGAGCGCACCGCCGACCGGCTCACCGCAGGCCTGTTGAGGCTGCACGCCGACCGTATGCAACTGCTCTCCCGCGAACAGCGCACGCGTGACCGCTTCACCGCGCTCCACCCCGAAGTGGCGGTGGCCGAAGTGGCCGCGCTGCCCGGCGACGTACATGACCTCGCGGGGCTGCGGGACATCGGAAACCGGCTCGCGGCCGGGCGGCCGGAGCTGCCCGAACCAGGCACCGTGGACGGCGCGCTCGCACCGTAG
- the wblA gene encoding transcriptional regulator WblA, producing the protein MGWVVDWSAQAACRTTDPDELFVQGAAQNRAKAVCTGCPVRTECLADALDNRVEFGVWGGMTERERRALLRRRPTVTSWRRLLETARVEYERGVGILPLEDDEIYENYAAVS; encoded by the coding sequence ATGGGCTGGGTAGTCGACTGGAGTGCGCAGGCGGCCTGCCGCACTACCGATCCGGACGAACTGTTCGTCCAAGGAGCAGCGCAGAACAGGGCGAAGGCAGTGTGCACCGGATGTCCGGTACGCACGGAGTGCCTCGCCGACGCGCTGGACAACCGCGTCGAGTTCGGCGTGTGGGGAGGCATGACAGAGCGCGAGCGCCGCGCCCTGCTGCGCCGGCGGCCGACGGTCACGTCGTGGCGCAGGCTGCTGGAGACGGCGCGCGTCGAGTACGAGCGGGGGGTCGGCATCCTGCCCCTCGAGGACGACGAGATCTACGAGAACTACGCGGCGGTGAGCTGA